A region from the Sphingomonas sp. S2-65 genome encodes:
- a CDS encoding glycoside hydrolase family 3 C-terminal domain-containing protein has protein sequence MIPFLLLAAAEPDPDALAKAIATMTIEEKAAQLQSTAPADKEAGLPAFDWWNEGLHGLARNGHATVFPQAIGLAATWDVDLIGKVGNVVATEARAKFNARPLNADRRIYEGLTIWSPNINIFRDPRWGRGQETYGEDPYLTGHLGVAFIRGLQGPDPKYPKVIATPKHFAVHSGPEAGRDGFDVDPSPQDLESTYLPAFRLAITEGKARSLMCAYNSIHGVPACALPELMVTRLRTDWGFNGFTVSDCDAVANIHMFHHYRLDGAAASAAAIKGGNDLNCGNTFAALPQAVARGLVSEAEVDTALTRSLAARQALGTILGATSPWNRIRPSEVGTPANRALALDAARKAIVLLKNDADRLPLKAGSRIAVVGADADDLGVLEGNYHGTAKAPVTPLDGMRRQFDAANILYAQGSVLADGAPVVMPETAFMANGKPGLKGEYFASPTVTGTPVSVRQDRRIDFNYTRAAPLDGLDPKGFAVRWSGEIVPPGPGRYTLAIDIPACWKDCKTHDSVRLWIDGKPLHEGLLGKARVEVPFTTDGRRHAFRMEIDHAGEDEGLRLLWLPPAEPLLAQAVSAAKESDVVVAVLGLSPDLEGEALQVTVPGFVGGDRTEITLPFAQQRLLQALRDTGKPVVVVLTSGSAVSVDPAMADAILAAWYPGESGGTAIAETLAGLNNPSGRLPVTFYKSASDLPAFVDYGMKERTYRFFTGTPLWGFGHGLSYTSFAYDALSARAGSTAAPVEVSVRVRNSGARAGEEVVQAYLVPPKGQGAGMTTPVLQRALAGFRRVALKPGKASTLRFTLDSRSISTVARDGTRRVVPGAYRLWVGGGQPGTAPGQWADFTLSGEAQELPK, from the coding sequence ATGATCCCGTTCCTGCTTCTCGCCGCCGCCGAGCCCGACCCCGACGCGCTCGCCAAGGCGATCGCGACGATGACGATCGAGGAGAAGGCCGCGCAGCTGCAAAGCACCGCTCCCGCCGACAAGGAAGCCGGGCTGCCGGCGTTCGATTGGTGGAACGAGGGCCTGCACGGCCTAGCCCGCAACGGCCACGCCACGGTGTTCCCGCAGGCAATCGGGCTGGCCGCGACCTGGGACGTCGACCTGATTGGCAAGGTGGGCAACGTGGTCGCCACCGAGGCGCGGGCGAAGTTCAATGCCCGGCCGCTGAACGCCGACCGGCGGATTTACGAAGGGCTGACGATCTGGTCGCCCAACATCAACATCTTCCGCGATCCGCGCTGGGGCCGTGGCCAGGAGACCTATGGCGAGGACCCGTATCTGACGGGGCATCTGGGCGTCGCGTTCATCCGCGGGCTGCAGGGACCCGATCCGAAATACCCCAAGGTCATCGCCACCCCCAAGCATTTCGCGGTGCATAGCGGCCCCGAGGCCGGGCGCGACGGCTTCGACGTCGATCCCAGCCCGCAGGACCTGGAATCGACCTACCTTCCCGCCTTCCGGCTGGCGATCACCGAGGGCAAGGCGCGATCGCTGATGTGCGCGTACAATTCGATCCACGGCGTGCCGGCGTGCGCGCTGCCCGAGCTGATGGTCACGCGGTTGCGCACCGACTGGGGCTTTAACGGCTTCACCGTGTCGGACTGCGACGCGGTGGCGAACATCCACATGTTCCACCATTACCGGCTGGACGGCGCGGCGGCCTCCGCAGCGGCGATCAAGGGCGGCAACGACCTGAACTGCGGCAACACCTTCGCCGCGCTGCCCCAGGCGGTCGCGCGCGGGCTGGTGAGCGAGGCCGAGGTCGACACCGCACTGACCCGGTCGCTGGCGGCGCGGCAGGCGCTGGGCACGATCCTGGGCGCGACCAGCCCGTGGAACCGCATTCGCCCGAGCGAAGTCGGTACGCCGGCCAACCGCGCGCTGGCGCTGGATGCCGCGCGCAAGGCGATCGTGCTGCTGAAGAACGATGCCGACCGGCTGCCGCTCAAGGCGGGCAGCCGCATTGCGGTGGTCGGCGCCGACGCCGACGACCTGGGCGTGCTGGAGGGCAATTATCACGGCACCGCCAAGGCGCCGGTGACGCCGCTGGACGGCATGCGCCGCCAATTCGACGCGGCAAACATACTTTATGCGCAGGGATCCGTGCTCGCCGATGGCGCGCCGGTGGTGATGCCCGAAACCGCATTCATGGCCAACGGCAAGCCGGGACTGAAGGGCGAGTATTTCGCCAGCCCGACGGTGACCGGCACCCCGGTCAGCGTGCGGCAGGACCGCCGGATCGACTTCAACTATACGCGCGCCGCGCCGCTCGACGGGCTCGATCCCAAGGGCTTCGCAGTGCGCTGGTCGGGCGAGATCGTGCCGCCGGGACCCGGGCGCTATACGCTGGCGATCGACATTCCGGCGTGCTGGAAGGACTGCAAGACGCATGACAGCGTGCGGCTGTGGATCGACGGCAAGCCGCTGCACGAAGGCCTGCTGGGCAAGGCGCGGGTGGAAGTGCCGTTCACGACGGACGGCCGCCGCCATGCGTTTCGCATGGAGATCGACCATGCCGGCGAGGATGAGGGGCTTCGCCTGCTCTGGCTGCCGCCCGCCGAACCGTTGCTCGCCCAGGCGGTGAGCGCGGCAAAGGAGTCCGATGTTGTGGTCGCGGTGCTTGGCCTGTCGCCGGACCTGGAGGGCGAGGCGCTGCAAGTGACGGTGCCCGGCTTTGTCGGCGGCGACCGGACCGAGATCACCCTGCCCTTCGCACAACAACGTCTGCTGCAAGCGCTGCGCGACACCGGCAAGCCGGTGGTGGTGGTGCTGACCAGCGGCAGCGCGGTGTCGGTCGATCCGGCAATGGCCGATGCGATCCTCGCGGCCTGGTATCCCGGCGAATCCGGCGGCACGGCGATCGCCGAGACGCTGGCCGGGCTCAACAATCCCTCGGGCCGATTGCCGGTGACCTTCTACAAGTCCGCATCGGACCTGCCGGCGTTCGTCGATTACGGCATGAAGGAGCGGACCTACCGCTTCTTCACCGGCACGCCGCTATGGGGCTTCGGCCACGGGCTGAGCTATACCAGTTTCGCCTATGATGCGCTGAGCGCCCGAGCGGGCAGCACGGCGGCGCCGGTCGAAGTCAGCGTGCGCGTGCGCAACAGCGGCGCGCGGGCGGGCGAAGAGGTGGTGCAGGCCTATCTGGTGCCGCCCAAGGGCCAGGGCGCGGGCATGACCACGCCGGTGCTCCAGCGCGCGCTGGCCGGCTTCCGCCGGGTGGCGCTCAAGCCGGGCAAGGCGTCGACGCTGCGCTTCACGCTCGATTCCCGCAGCATCAGCACGGTGGCGCGTGACGGCACGCGGCGGGTGGTGCCGGGTGCGTACCGGCTGTGGGTTGGCGGTGGCCAGCCGGGCACCGCGCCGGGGCAATGGGCCGACTTCACGCTGAGCGGCGAAGCGCAGGAGCTGCCGAAGTGA
- a CDS encoding GH92 family glycosyl hydrolase, whose product MTPTRRQLLASSAFGLAASALPASARARQAGAAPNLFIGTGGTGHTYPGATVPFGMVQLSPDTGVERWETCSGYYRTDTSILGFSHTHLSGTGIGDMLDVLVVPSAGPVQLQPGTLEDPDAGYRQRFSGEHAEPGYYRVALETGVQAELTVTERTGWHRYRFPKGAGHLLIDLSHLVLERAGSRPLIDEALLALEADGTLTGTRRVFRWAKGRRIFFAMQLSRKPDRVTLVGDGDVALPAGSTRAAGKRLKAVLHYDDAGAAPVVVRCGISAVDAAGARANLDAEARHWDFDRVRGAASARWKAALGAVQVEGGTADQRTILSSALYHAQVAPTLVSDVDGRYPALDGTVRAVPAEGAAFSSYSLWDTYRAVHPLLTLVAPERTKLLVDDLIRQTAQSPFGPLVWPLQGKETGTMIGWHGVVPIAEAQAKGIPADYAAAWPAIRKRSFDFGARDLENSRGRRLYDSLGYVPADKVNESVSRTQEYAYDDWASARLARVAGAGADAERLRKRSGNWRNVIDPNIGFARPKFADGRWWKDYDPIQLGHMPEPDWRDYTEANGWQATFLNQHDVYGLIAHLGGDAKFEAKLDALFSAPSTLPANAPPDISGLVGQYAHGNEPDQHAPYLYAYAGAAWKTQAMVRRLCTEMYKNDPDGIIGNDDCGQMSAWFVFSALGFYPVDPVEAAYVFGSPLFTRATLKLGTRKLVIEAPGNGPDTPYVAAVTWNEKPWTRSWISHRDLAAGGTLRFTMSRTPNRAFGRALADRPPSFGHTPA is encoded by the coding sequence GTGACTCCTACACGCCGTCAACTTCTCGCCTCGAGCGCGTTCGGGCTCGCTGCCTCTGCCCTGCCGGCCAGCGCGCGGGCGCGGCAGGCGGGTGCGGCACCCAATCTGTTCATCGGCACGGGTGGGACCGGGCACACCTATCCCGGCGCGACCGTGCCGTTCGGGATGGTGCAGCTGAGCCCCGATACCGGGGTGGAAAGGTGGGAGACGTGCTCGGGCTATTACCGCACCGACACGTCGATCCTGGGGTTCTCGCACACGCATCTGTCGGGCACTGGGATCGGCGACATGCTCGACGTGCTGGTGGTGCCTTCGGCCGGGCCGGTGCAGTTGCAGCCCGGCACGCTGGAAGACCCCGACGCGGGGTATCGCCAGCGCTTTTCGGGCGAGCATGCCGAGCCGGGCTATTACCGGGTGGCGCTGGAGACCGGGGTGCAGGCCGAGCTGACCGTGACCGAGCGGACGGGGTGGCATCGCTACCGCTTCCCCAAGGGCGCGGGGCATCTGCTGATCGACTTGTCGCACCTGGTGCTCGAGCGGGCGGGATCGCGGCCGCTGATCGACGAGGCGCTGCTGGCGCTGGAGGCCGATGGCACGCTGACCGGCACGCGGCGGGTGTTCCGCTGGGCCAAGGGACGGCGGATCTTTTTCGCGATGCAGCTGTCGCGCAAGCCGGACCGAGTGACGCTGGTCGGCGATGGCGATGTCGCGCTGCCCGCCGGGTCGACGCGGGCGGCGGGCAAGCGGCTGAAGGCGGTGCTGCATTATGACGATGCCGGGGCGGCGCCGGTGGTGGTGCGGTGCGGGATCTCGGCAGTGGATGCCGCGGGCGCGCGGGCGAACCTGGACGCCGAGGCGCGGCATTGGGACTTCGACCGGGTGCGCGGGGCGGCTTCGGCGCGGTGGAAGGCGGCGCTGGGCGCGGTGCAGGTCGAAGGGGGGACCGCGGATCAGCGGACCATCCTGTCCTCGGCGCTGTACCATGCGCAGGTGGCGCCGACGCTGGTTTCGGATGTGGATGGCCGCTACCCCGCGCTCGACGGCACGGTGCGGGCGGTTCCCGCCGAGGGCGCGGCGTTCAGCAGCTATTCGCTGTGGGACACCTATCGCGCGGTGCACCCGCTGCTGACCCTGGTGGCGCCCGAGCGGACCAAGCTGCTGGTCGACGACCTGATCCGCCAGACCGCGCAGTCGCCGTTCGGGCCGCTGGTGTGGCCGCTCCAGGGCAAGGAGACCGGGACGATGATCGGCTGGCACGGGGTGGTGCCGATCGCCGAGGCGCAGGCCAAGGGGATACCGGCCGATTATGCCGCGGCGTGGCCGGCGATCCGCAAACGCAGCTTCGACTTCGGCGCGCGCGACCTGGAGAACAGCCGCGGGCGCAGGCTGTACGACAGCCTGGGCTATGTGCCGGCCGACAAGGTCAATGAGAGCGTCAGCCGGACGCAGGAATATGCCTATGACGACTGGGCCTCGGCGCGGCTGGCGCGGGTGGCCGGCGCGGGGGCGGACGCCGAGCGGCTGCGCAAGCGATCGGGCAATTGGCGCAACGTGATCGACCCGAACATCGGCTTTGCGCGGCCAAAGTTCGCCGATGGCCGCTGGTGGAAGGACTATGATCCGATCCAGTTGGGGCACATGCCCGAGCCCGACTGGCGCGACTATACCGAGGCGAATGGCTGGCAGGCGACGTTCCTGAACCAGCATGACGTCTATGGCCTGATCGCGCATCTGGGCGGCGACGCGAAGTTCGAGGCGAAGCTCGACGCGCTGTTCTCCGCGCCCTCCACCCTGCCCGCCAACGCGCCGCCCGACATTTCGGGGCTGGTGGGGCAATATGCGCACGGCAACGAGCCGGACCAGCATGCGCCTTACCTGTACGCCTATGCCGGGGCGGCGTGGAAAACGCAGGCGATGGTGCGGCGGCTGTGCACCGAGATGTACAAGAACGACCCCGACGGGATCATCGGCAACGACGATTGCGGGCAGATGAGCGCGTGGTTCGTGTTCTCGGCGCTGGGCTTCTATCCGGTCGATCCGGTGGAGGCGGCGTACGTGTTCGGATCGCCGCTGTTCACCCGCGCGACGCTGAAGCTGGGCACCAGGAAGCTGGTGATCGAGGCGCCGGGGAACGGGCCGGACACGCCCTATGTCGCGGCGGTGACCTGGAACGAGAAGCCATGGACGAGGAGCTGGATCTCGCACCGCGACCTCGCCGCGGGCGGCACGCTGCGCTTCACCATGTCGCGTACGCCCAACCGCGCCTTCGGCCGCGCGCTTGCCGACCGGCCGCCGTCGTTCGGCCATACGCCCGCTTGA
- a CDS encoding glycoside hydrolase family 125 protein has protein sequence MIDRRGIMGAGLALAAAPAFAQTTAFASNRPEPSARKFVSKSVEREIVRVSLKIGDPKLRWMFGNCYPNTLDTTVAMRTIDGAPDAFVRTGDINALWLRDSSAQVKPYLHLAKGDADLRRLYHGLIARQSRSILIDPYANAFMEDPTAKTNLSWSLDDRFPLKPGVAERKWEVDSLCYPMRLAHGYWQATRDKTPFDVRWAQAARLSIATFREQQRKDGKGPYRFQRKSNIPGESLMLDGYGAPTRPVGLIHSGFRPSDDACVYPFLIPSNYFAVTALRELAVVADAARGDAALAADAVALADEVDAALRKYARMRLPDGSEVIPFEVDGYGNAIFMDDANVPSLSALAYLGCLPASDPLFQRTAAAAWSEHNPYWSRGRVVEGIGGPHVGLGQVWPMSLVMRALSSSDDATIRQCLRMIRDSDGGTGFIHEAVDHDDPSKFTREWFAWANGLFGELIVHLADTRPKLLAETL, from the coding sequence GTGATAGACCGCCGTGGGATCATGGGCGCCGGGCTCGCGCTCGCCGCAGCGCCCGCCTTTGCGCAGACGACCGCGTTCGCCAGCAACCGCCCGGAGCCTAGCGCGCGCAAGTTCGTCAGCAAGTCGGTCGAGCGCGAGATCGTGCGGGTGTCGCTGAAGATCGGCGATCCCAAGCTGCGCTGGATGTTCGGGAATTGCTATCCCAACACACTGGACACCACCGTGGCGATGCGGACGATCGACGGCGCGCCCGACGCGTTCGTGCGGACCGGCGACATCAACGCGCTGTGGCTGCGCGACAGCTCGGCGCAGGTGAAGCCGTATCTGCATCTGGCCAAGGGGGACGCCGATCTGCGGCGGCTCTACCACGGGCTGATCGCGCGCCAGTCGCGGTCGATCCTGATCGATCCGTACGCCAACGCGTTCATGGAGGACCCGACCGCCAAGACCAATCTGAGCTGGTCGCTGGACGACCGCTTCCCGCTCAAGCCGGGCGTTGCCGAGCGGAAGTGGGAAGTGGATTCGCTATGCTATCCGATGCGGCTGGCGCATGGCTATTGGCAGGCGACGCGTGACAAGACGCCATTCGACGTGCGCTGGGCACAAGCCGCGCGGCTGAGCATCGCGACGTTCCGCGAGCAGCAGCGGAAGGACGGCAAGGGGCCGTATCGCTTCCAGCGCAAGAGCAACATCCCCGGCGAATCGCTGATGCTCGACGGCTATGGCGCGCCGACACGGCCGGTGGGGCTGATCCATTCGGGCTTCCGCCCTTCGGACGACGCGTGCGTGTATCCGTTCCTGATTCCGTCCAATTACTTCGCAGTGACCGCGTTGCGCGAGCTGGCGGTGGTGGCGGACGCCGCGCGTGGCGATGCGGCGCTGGCGGCGGACGCAGTGGCGCTCGCCGACGAAGTGGACGCGGCGCTGCGCAAGTACGCGCGGATGCGGCTGCCCGATGGCAGCGAGGTCATCCCGTTCGAAGTCGACGGCTATGGCAACGCGATCTTCATGGACGACGCCAATGTGCCGTCGCTTTCGGCGCTGGCCTATCTGGGGTGCCTGCCGGCGAGCGATCCGCTTTTCCAGCGCACCGCCGCGGCGGCGTGGAGCGAGCACAATCCCTATTGGTCGCGCGGGCGCGTGGTCGAGGGGATTGGCGGGCCGCATGTCGGGCTGGGCCAGGTGTGGCCGATGTCGCTGGTGATGCGGGCATTGTCGTCGAGCGACGACGCGACGATCCGGCAATGCCTGCGCATGATCCGCGACAGCGATGGCGGGACGGGCTTCATTCACGAAGCGGTCGACCATGATGATCCGAGCAAGTTCACCCGCGAATGGTTCGCCTGGGCCAATGGCCTGTTCGGCGAGCTGATCGTCCACCTGGCCGACACTCGGCCCAAGCTGCTGGCGGAAACCCTGTGA